CCCTCTCCCAGCCATTCCCTACAATTGGAGATTCTCtgaccttccttctccttccccctcacccCTTTCCACACAGGCTCAGACATCATGATGCAGCTGGATGATGTGGTCAGCAGCACTCTGACAGGCTCCCGAGTAGAAGAGGCCATGCACAGGTCAGGAGGGAACCCAGCTTTTTCTTCCACTCACTGGGGGCACTTACAGCCTGAGTAATTCTGAGCAACTCATTCCCTTTCCCCcccttaaaccttactttctgtcctagtaacaactgtaagatagatagaagggcaaggactaggcaaaacaggttcaagtgatttgcctaggactGTGTTGAGGAACCTGTGgtatgcatgctggagggggcctctccacacacacctgaggacatttttcacatcatccCAGCctcctcccagcagcccaatgggagctcttcctcccttccctgtctggggtaaggcagggggctcacatgcagcgtGAAGactgtagtttgggcacttggtttctaaaaggtttgccttcactggtcacacaactaggaagtgtctcagtgtctaaggccagatttcaacctaacttgaggcctggtgctctatccactgagtaaccTATCTACCCCTAAATCActcctgttacaagggaatcactttaaaagactgatatatattaatttaaggtcgccaaggaatcagctatgtaattcctaaatgaaaaactcaagtcagccgtcagccttttttggagtttaattacaataggagcaagaaaggaattagagatatatagagagagagaaaggggagagaagggaatagggcttaaataccccttctgtttaggctgggccaaaaggcccaagcccttagatagctggggcaaagaaaagagatcagtccctattactcacgtgaccaaaatggagaaacagtctcagaggcccccaccttcagcttccttcagagcaagcttcccccgagcccaggaaccacaccgaccaaaaactcaaccacctccagtctccagaccctcctatctttaaggacaccatccaagttgcctcccctcagtcctcacatctaccaatcactcttcatcaatttccctgtcaatggaggctctcgcttaacccaggaccgcccagaggtttctggcttttgcacatgtctgttgaaggtcatattttcaaatgattaaatctatactcctttgctacagccctttctaaatcctgttaacttgagtagggtagagattggaataattaaattttgatctaggctgcagcccttactcaatcctattaggactgaatagggtggagatttattccaagtatctccattgtatcaattctaaaatcaatcaagactcaaagaaattcctgttctatgcttaagcataggtcaaagtcctttccattgttcagcaaggggtttctgtcctaaagtaatcttaagaagggaagagaaagaacctcccatgccaatggggttcccattccaatagactatcagtaagaaattttccaagtatgaaatatcccaatggtgaaatttccaacatttataagtctaaggaaatttgaggtttacactcccTTCTTTAGAcctttgttttttcctctgtgaAGTGACAAGTTGAACTACTTAATCTCCAAGTCCCTTAGAGTTCTAAATCCTGAGGCACCTCTTTCTCAAAACCTCCTTTAATTCACTTTATAGATTttataatatacttatatatgggTCTGtttttctcccccactccctctccctcaattagaatgtaaattccttgaaggcaggggctgtctttcaCTTTTGTCTCTGGGGCTAAGCATAGTACCTAGCACTTATTAAGAACaggaaaaaatgcttgttgaccatagattttttttttaaacctttaccttctactttagaatgaatactatatattggttctaaggcagaaatgataagggctaggcaatgggggttaagtgacttgcccaaggtcacgcagctaggaagtttcagaggccagatttgaacctaggacctcccatctctggacctgactctcaatccactgagtttcCTAGCTGCCCTCCCACTTTCTCAGTCATGGCATTTTTTCTTATGCCTCTCTGATGCAGAGGCATAAGCAGGGCAGCAAGTGGAtagattaataataaaattagctggtctggagctggagctggaaattcaaatctgatctcagctaTTTCCttgctgtttgatcctgggcaagtcacttacttaacactgtttgcctagcccttttcttttgatttgttactaagatagaaagtaagggtttttgttttttaagaaagaaaattaaacaagCAAGGGCTGATTTATATTGGTGGAAAGAGTTGTTTCActgggagttctctataccaatgaaatcacaggtttgagCCAAAAAATGTACATATGTCTGTCTAGAGGTGGTCTGCTTAAAAGACaatttgaagaggaagagaacatgaatacATAAAAGGGCTTCatgttgagtcttgaaggaaggctctctaagaaaataaaggaagtagAGAGCCCATGTCAGCCACAGGGGAATAGATAGCTTGTGTGAATATATGGAGATGGAATGTCAATTTTAGGAACAGTTAGTGGGTCAACCTGATTATACTGTACAGTCTGTGaagagtaataataaaaaaaatttgttaagATAGGTAGAAGCCAGATAATAAAGGGGTTTTTTGAATTCCAGAATGGGCAGTAGGGAATCAATGagtcacccttccttccttccttccttccttccttccttccttccttccttccttccttccttccttccttccttccttccttccttccttccttccttccttccttccttccttccttcctcccttcctcccttcctcccttcctccctccctccctccctccctcccttccttccttccttccttccttcctcccttccttcctcccttccttacttcctccctccctccctccctccctcccttcctcccttcctcccttcctctatccATCTCTGTCTCCATCAGTGGCATGGCATCGCAtagtcagacctatgctttaggaaaattattttggcaacaATGTGGAGAATGGATTAAATAGGAAAGAGCTTGGAAGCAGACCAGCTAATTGGGAGGTCATTATAATTAGGGCAAGATATAATAAGGGCGTAAACGAAGTTAGGGACTCTATGAGTGTATAGAATGGGAAAGTTgcaagagatgttgcaaaagaAGACTTTATAGCTGGTTGGATATTAAAGGGTCAGGAAGAAGGAGCCAAGGATGTCTTTAAGATTTTGAGCTTAGAAGGAGGATGATAgaatagaaatagggaaatttgtaATGAAGAGGAAGGAGATAATAAAATAAGTCTCCATCTTGACATGTTGAAATTTAAAGACTGATAGCAGCTGACAAGGTAGGACTAGAGTTGAGGAGAGTGATTAACAACTGACTATGGAGATATGGGGCTCATGTATGAAGATGATAGTTGAACCTTAAAGAAATGGATAACGAAAAAGAGACAAGAAAGTCCAGGGCAGAACCTTGGGAACTAGCCATCTTTTGGGGATAATTATCTAAGCAAAGTACACTAAGAAGGAGGATTGAGTGGGATCCCAGATGCCAGTGAAGAAGAGATTattcaggaaggaaggagggtaggGGTAAAGGATGTGAGAAATTAAGGAGAGATCAAGAAAAGATCAGTTTTACCTGGCCTTTGGCTATGGAAGAGAACTATAGGACAATAGTTTGAGGGAGTGGTTGGAGctccattttaaaattcttttatcttaaaatttttattttgaacttaataAACATCAAGTAAAATTAGTATTTTCATATATAGTATAACAGAAAAGGGAGATTATAGGTGAACTTGCAGATCTCTATTATAAAAGCctgcttttcatttaaaatatataatgaattgtAGTTTTCAAAGCTTTTCTGTGTTTCTGGCATTTTCTGTTCTTTGATAAAGATTTCTTAAAAGATGGGGAGACTTGACTAGCGAATATAAAGGTTAATTAAAAATGAGAGGGACTGACTGAAAGGATGAGCTCTTAGAAGACAGGATTGGAAGTAAAagtcttgaaaaaataaaaatctttgggAAGGAAATGACCCCACCTCTTcttcagaggaaagaaaaaatttttgtaagcaaataaccTTATAAAATTCAAACTTCAAAACACATactcaaataaactaaagtgagaaattatatgcttttatttgcattcctattccaatagttctttctctggaggtgaatagcatccctttttataagtccctcagaattgtcctgaatcatcaTTTTGTTGAGAGTAGCATTTGATtgttctacaatattgctgttactatgtataatgttctcctggttctgcttatttcattctgcatcagttcacataggtctttattgctctttctgaaatcatctggttcatcattccttataacacaatattattccatcaccatcatataccacaatttgtttagccagtccccaattgatggacatccctttaatttccaactctttgccaccacaaaaagggcaactacatatatatatatatatatatatatttgtacaagtagGCCTGGACTTGTCCCTCTGACTGTTGTCAAGGGCACCATcatctttccatttctgtcagTTGTCAAACTTGGtgccttccttcattcttcctcaGCCCACATATCCAACCAGTTGTTATATCTTGCTTCAATCTCTACAACCTCTCTCCCATAATATATCCACTTCTCTTATCTCCCACAGACACCACTCTTACTTCAGGCCTCATCATGTCTTGCCTGGACTATCACAAGAGCCTCCTAATCCATCTTTCTGCCTTAGGTCCATCCATGTGGTTGCTGAGgtgattttccaaaggacagTTCTAACTGTCACTCTTCTCTCTTAACTCAATAAGCACCTCTTTCTGGCATTTAAAAATCTTCACAAGCTGGCTTCTTCCTACTTTTCTGGTCTGTGAATTTTATAGCCTCAATATACTGgtttccttgctttctccatCTCTCAAATTAATGCTTTTGCTCTGGCTATCCCCATACCTGGAATAGTCTCCTTTCTCTTGTTCCTTGGAATCTCTGCTTTCTTTCATGGCTCATCTCAAGTGACCCCTTCTCCTTGAAGTCTTTGCCTGGCCCCTCTGGCTGTTAGTGTCCTCTCTTCCCAAAGCTACCTTGTATTCTTTTTGGATGTGTTCTACGCATACTTAACTTCTATACATTCTGTCTGccttattaaaatgtaagctcccgCAATGAGggaatatttttgcatttgtctTTGTAACCCAGCATAGTATCTGGTACATAGCAGTGCTGGTTGGTTGACTTCATATAGctgatgcttaataagtgtttgttgaatgactagCAGCAGAGACGTCACTTGTACCCCTCTCCTGATAGAGGGTTCTTGGCATCTGCCCAGGGCCCCTGAAGGCTGAGGAGGCTATAAACAGAGTGGCCATTGCAGGTCCATCCGCTGGCTAGACCGGTGCATCTTGGCCAATCAACGACCCGACCAGCAAAACCTTTTTGCCATCATCCAGGGTGGCCTGGATCCTGCTTTGCGGAGGAAGTGCCTTGAAGGTAAGTTGCTCTATAGTCTTGGGCAGGTGTACAGTGAGGCATGTGGGATGAAGCTTCTTTCCCAACTCATAAGGAGCTCATGTTTCTCTAGGACAGGGAGCAGGGAATGGAATAGAGCAGGGGCTCCACTTGTCTTTCTAAGGGAACTGGAGGGACTGACTTGGACCTTGTTCTATTCCTCCTCCTCTCAGAGATGACCAAGAGGAATGTGCCAGGCTTTGCCATTGGGGGACTGAGTGGGGGTGAGAGTAAGGAGCAATTTTGGAAGATGGTGACACTGAGCACAGACCAGCTGCCTCGAGAGAAGCCACGTTATCTTATGGGCGTTGGGTAAGGAGGTGTCTGGTGAAGCAGACACGGGCCTCAGAGGGAGGCATAGCTCCTGTCTTTAGGATAtccccctcctcatctccagAGCAGAACTAGGTTTGGGAGCAGAGCTGATCTTACATATGTGGGAGAGGGAAGGTCCTTGGCTTCTCTTTGACATTCTTTCAGTGTAGGGTTCAAGACTGAAAGCAGGGCAGGTGTTTCTGAGGGGAGGGTGTGGAGGGAAATGGGGTGTACTTTTCTTTGATGACTCTGTCTTGCCCCTGTTCTTCAACAGCTATGCTACTGATCTGGTGGTCTGTGTCGCCCTGGGCTGTGACATGTTTGACTGTGTCTTCCCCACACGCACAGCGGTGAGGCCTGGTGGGATGGGCCAAATTGGGGCAGGGATGGCTTTGGGGATTGGATGAGGGCCAGAATTATCTTCCTCTGCAAACTCCCTTCCCACCCCATAGCGCTTTGGGTCTGCCCTTGTCCCTACGGGGAACCTCCAGCTGAAGAAGAAGCAGTTTGCAAAGGATTTCCGACCCATTGATGAGGCTTGTACCTGCCCTACCTGTCAGAGGTATCTTGGACTCGGGGTAGGAGGAGGGAGGCCAGAGTCCTCTGAGCAGGTGCTTACGCCTTTCCCCCCAACTCCGCCCTGTCCTTCAGGCACACCCGGGCATTCCTCCATGTCCTACTGCACAGCAACAACACAGCTGCCTTGCATCATGTCACTGTACACAACATTGCCTACCAGGTATGGGGACCCTGGGATCATGGGGCCATGGGGTCAAGGGGTCAACTCTCTAGGGGAAAGGGACTTCAGGCAATATCTGTTCCAAACCCCTCATGTTATAGTTGGAGAAACAGTTCTAGAGTCACACAATTGGGGAAATCTCTGGGAGTATGACTTGTGTGGGACAGGCATGGAATCaaaggatttagaattggaaaagaacttaaaggtCCAACCACTcatcattttacatttggggagactgaggcctaAAGAACCCAAATGACTTtcataatagctcacatttcttcAGGGCTTTAAGGTCTCCAGACAGCTTTCCTCGAAACAATATTGTGAGTTAGTTAGGGCAGGGATTCTAAAGATGAAAGAACTCTGAAGCTCATAGAAGTCATACCATTCTAGAGTTAAgggtagaggcaggatttgagcccaggtctctGGATCAGTTGAAAGATAGATACTttctagagggagagagggactcCAAGCTGTGCTTTGGTCTAACAGACAGAGTGCTGGAAGTGGAGCTGAGGAGACTTatatttgaatcctgactttgtGAAACTGGGAAAGTCCCTTTCTCTGAATTCTGGTGTTCATCAGTCAACTGAGTTCATAAGCTCTGAATTGGACTTCTGGGTGTCTTAAAAGCACCATGTAAATGCCAACTATTGTTCAAAGATCATAGGATCctaaagccaggcctagagtagaCCTCAGTCCATTTCTAGTCCAATCCCATTTATAAATGAAGCAGTTGAAACTTAAGGACTTACTCAAAATCACTCAGGAGCAGCATTTAAACCCATGGCCCCAGACTCCAGATCTTCCTATGTATGAGTTGGAGGCTGTTTTGGAAGCTGTGACTGACTTATCTTTCCTGTCTCCTTCCCCAACACACATATCAGCTGCAGTTGATGAATGCTATCCGGACCAGCATTGTGGAGCACCGTTTCCCAGAATTCGTCCAGAACTTCATAAAGACCATGTATGGGGAAGTGGGGCACTGCCCAACCTGGGCTGTGGAGGCCCTGCAGTCAGTGGGCATCTCTTTAAGCTGACCATTATCCAGGGCCCCAAGCAGGGCCTTGCTCCTAGTCTGGGGTAGCTTTGGGGACAGGAGCATTCCCTTCAGGAGTTAAAGCCAGGGCTCTGTGTGTAGGAGTCACATGTGTTGGCCCATGCCCCAGGGTAAAGACTgaagtggctttttttttttaataatatctcTGTGTTTGTGTAGGTCTTTTTGTCATCCCCTCAAGGCAAGACATGGCGGGGGGTGGATCTGGATCTGGATCTGTCTCTCCCACCCACATTTACTCTGTAAGAAAACTGCTTTACATGactacacatatataattgatatcaggTTGCTTACCTTCTCTTTGGATGGAGGATGAtctggagagagagaatttggaaaaagataaatggggaaaaagaaaaagaaaatgcaagaaaGGAAGAAGGTTCCATGAAGCAAGAACTAGGGGCTTAATGGAGAAAGGAGGAGTTGAAATTAAGGTGAAAGGGTTAGCTTTGACAGAAGGCAGACATAAACTTGAGACCTGAAGGAACAAGGTTAGGATGGGGCAGAGACAGGTGGAGGGTTTGGGTGCTCACATCTGCTAGCATCAATCCTcataggaaggaaaggagagaaaaaagttttaaacagCTGTGGGGAATGTGATTGGGATCAAGGAGAGGTGTATATGAGGTTTGCAGTGTTGTATTGAAGGTTCATTTCATCCTGGATAGCACGATTGGGTACAGTCAGCCCATTCAATGTGATTTTTCACCAGCACTGAGCAATTTAATAGCATAAGTGGAGTTGGATGGATTGTGAGGGGAACCTGGGGCTAGAGATTAGCAGGGCaggcataataataatgatcatatttagaatttatatagcattataAGGTTtgcaagtgctttacaaataactcagttcatcttcacaacaaccccaagAGGCTTAAGTTTCAGAGGTTCAGGTTCTGTGTTCCTGGTCAAATCTGTAAGACATTTTGTTATTTCACTATAACCAAGTAAAAACTGTACAGAACCCAGTTGTTTCAAGAACAGTTCTGAGCTGCTTTTTGGTCTTTGGAGCAGTCAGATAACAGTAAGGGGAACATAGGCCATTACATTGCATAACTTCATGTCCATTACAGGCTTCATACAGTCCATTTTGAATatataatgacaataattagggaaagatacaaaataaggaaCACATTACATATTCACATAATAAAATTAACATAGTACTAAACATGCCTGATGACATGTTAGCTTCCATAGTTAcagtagaatttaaaataatattgttacAATGTACTTTATACATACAAAAAATGTTAccattttttccaaatttaaaaaattttttacaaaatgGCTGCTCCAAGATGGCTGCTGGGAGTCTGTAATGTCGTCAAAATAACCCCCTTGGGCAAGCCAAGTCCTCAGATTTCTATTTGGCTTAACCCCTGAGCTCCTAGTAGTTTAGGGATGGTTTAGAATGTTGACTCAAACTGACCTCCCTATGGCTACTTAAGAAATACTATGAACATACAATAAACCTAGTTGGCTCTGCCAAAACTGTTATAATGGGAATTGGTAGGGGAAGGAACAATAGGGAAACATACAAATTAGATTTATtgttgggaaagggaaaagggttagGAGAATGATCACAAGTAATCTTAAactctaatttctataaatcCATTTTACCCTATCTTGTTCTAAGCTAAACAGtaagtttccccaataaccaaatctcacaagtggagtccaatcaaatgggccaggatcttcagatgatAGCTGTCCAAACAGATCCAGTGGAGAAGTGTGTCCTCAATCTTCtgttcaagctgccagcagccagttcaaaagattcctctcttcagctggtatcaccaaagccagaaacctgtttttcAAAACCTCCAACTtcaggtccttcaggagagaggTTCCCAGACAGTTGGGACCTCAGAATCTTTGCCCAGATCCTggcccttaggctcccatgtgactcttggTCATgggctcctgtcaatcactctaacGTTTGCATTACATAGTTTTTTGCAAACTCTCCCTGTTAGAGATATCAGCAATTCATTTTTGTGTAATGCTCCTTGAACCCTTGGATAACACAAACTACAGAGCATGCATTATTCACAAATAACCTTTTAATGTATGCAATTGTTTCCTCTACAAGCACATCTCCTAATTGCAATTCTGCTGCTTCTGTTAACTGATCTAAAAAACTAGCTGGAGACTCATCTATATTCTGCTTCACCTTTTCAAATCTAGACCATGCATCTGGCCTATGAGAATTCCTTTCCATGGCTTCAATGATTGATTCCCTTGCCTGTTTTAAGTTTCTATAATTGGGCACTGAGTTCAGATCTAACTCCTCATAGTCCTCTGGCAATGCTGTTAATGGAGGATTGTTCCTTGTCTCTTCTATGAATTGCTGTCTTGTAAGCAATTGTAAGCAATTCCTCCATGAGTAAAAGGAAATCTATAATCTGGATCATAGCTCTCTTAAATTCTTTTATCACCTTATTTGGTTCATCAAAAAGCTAGGTGTCCTACGCTTGATTGCATCCAATTCTATGGTAGAAAATTGAGATTTTAGATGTAAAACCCCAAGAGGTGAaataaatggcatttctcttaATGGAAACAAGGTAGCAGGATTTTTATCTAATTCCTGTTTCCCTTTCCAGCCTATTTGGAACTTTAGCTTTTACATCACTTCCCTCTCCATTTGCACCCTTTGCTATCAGTCTGCAAACACACACATTTAACTTTACCTCTAACAGTAGGtggcattatctccattttgtagatgtggATAGAGGGGTAAAATGATTTGGTTGGAGTCACACAGTTTGGATGGATagaaggcagaattcaaactcaccTCTTcgtgactccaggcccagtgttctatccactgtaggTGCCTTTATTATCAGGAGAACATAAAGAAGACAACAGATTTCATGTCATGAGCATTGTTTGAAGGAActggaatatttaatttttaaaagaaaagactcAAGTTGGATGGGGCTAGGGGCATTGGGGTTCA
This sequence is a window from Monodelphis domestica isolate mMonDom1 chromosome 3, mMonDom1.pri, whole genome shotgun sequence. Protein-coding genes within it:
- the QTRT1 gene encoding queuine tRNA-ribosyltransferase catalytic subunit 1; its protein translation is MAEPKDPLSMRCPESMTAVAASTTSLGTRAPAALTLRVVAECSRSKARACELRLPHGTVATPVFMPVGTQGTMKGVTAAQLDNLGCRICLGNTYHLGMRPGPELIQKASGLHGFMNWKRNLLTDSGGFQMVSLLALSEVTEEGVRFRSPYDGAEILLSPEKSVEIQNALGSDIMMQLDDVVSSTLTGSRVEEAMHRSIRWLDRCILANQRPDQQNLFAIIQGGLDPALRRKCLEEMTKRNVPGFAIGGLSGGESKEQFWKMVTLSTDQLPREKPRYLMGVGYATDLVVCVALGCDMFDCVFPTRTARFGSALVPTGNLQLKKKQFAKDFRPIDEACTCPTCQRHTRAFLHVLLHSNNTAALHHVTVHNIAYQLQLMNAIRTSIVEHRFPEFVQNFIKTMYGEVGHCPTWAVEALQSVGISLS